Proteins encoded within one genomic window of Mycolicibacterium monacense:
- a CDS encoding acyl-CoA carboxylase subunit beta, producing the protein MTGRTTAQQLAELREKLELAKEPGGEKAAAKRDAKGIPSPRARIHALLDPGSFLEIGALARTPGDPNALFGDGVVTGHGTIDGRPVGVFSHDQTVFGGSVGEMFGRKVSRLMEWVAMVGCPIIGINDSGGARIQDLATSLAWYAELGRRHELLSGLVPQISIILGKCAGGAVYSPIQTDLILAVRDQGYMFVTGPDVIKDVTGEDVTLDELGGADAQAKYGNIHTVVDTEKDAFQYVRDYLGFLPSNTFDDPPIVNPGLEPEVTPHDLELDSIVPDSDNTAYDMHEILLRIFDDGDFLEVAGQAGQAIITGYARVDGRPVGVIANQPMHMSGAIDNEASDKAARFVRFCDSFNVPLVFVVDTPGFLPGVEQEKNGIIKRGGRFLYSVVEADVPKVTITVRKSYGGAYAVMGSKQLTSDFNFLWPTARIAVIGAEGAAQLIVKRFPDPNAPEVQEIRRQFIEGYNRDMATPYVAAERGYVDAVIEPHETRLKLRSAMRLLRDKQIQRVQRKHGLIPI; encoded by the coding sequence TTGACCGGACGGACCACCGCACAACAGCTCGCCGAGCTCCGCGAGAAGCTGGAGCTCGCCAAGGAACCCGGCGGTGAGAAGGCCGCCGCCAAGCGTGACGCCAAGGGCATCCCGAGCCCGCGGGCGCGGATCCACGCGCTGCTCGATCCGGGCAGCTTCCTCGAGATCGGCGCCCTGGCGCGCACGCCGGGCGACCCGAACGCGCTCTTCGGCGACGGTGTGGTGACCGGCCACGGCACCATCGACGGTCGGCCGGTCGGCGTGTTCAGCCACGACCAGACGGTGTTCGGCGGTTCGGTCGGGGAGATGTTCGGCCGCAAGGTGTCCCGGCTGATGGAGTGGGTGGCCATGGTCGGCTGCCCGATCATCGGCATCAACGACTCGGGCGGGGCCCGCATCCAGGACCTGGCGACGTCGCTGGCCTGGTACGCCGAACTCGGCCGCCGCCACGAACTGCTGTCCGGTCTGGTCCCGCAGATCTCGATCATCCTCGGCAAGTGCGCGGGTGGTGCGGTCTACTCGCCGATCCAGACCGACCTCATCCTCGCGGTGCGCGATCAGGGCTACATGTTCGTCACCGGCCCCGACGTGATCAAGGACGTCACCGGTGAGGACGTCACCCTCGACGAACTCGGCGGCGCCGACGCCCAGGCCAAGTACGGCAACATTCACACGGTCGTCGACACCGAGAAGGACGCGTTCCAGTACGTCCGCGATTACCTGGGCTTCCTGCCGTCGAACACCTTCGACGACCCGCCGATCGTCAACCCCGGCCTGGAGCCGGAGGTCACCCCGCACGACCTGGAACTGGACTCGATCGTTCCCGACAGCGACAACACCGCCTACGACATGCACGAGATCCTGCTGCGGATCTTCGATGACGGTGACTTCCTCGAGGTGGCGGGGCAGGCCGGGCAGGCGATCATCACCGGGTACGCGCGGGTCGACGGCCGTCCGGTCGGGGTGATCGCCAACCAGCCGATGCACATGTCCGGGGCGATCGACAACGAGGCCTCCGACAAGGCGGCGCGGTTCGTGCGGTTCTGCGACTCGTTCAACGTCCCGCTGGTTTTCGTCGTCGACACCCCCGGCTTCCTGCCGGGTGTCGAGCAGGAGAAGAACGGCATCATCAAGCGCGGCGGCCGGTTCCTGTACTCGGTCGTCGAGGCCGACGTGCCGAAGGTGACGATCACGGTGCGCAAGTCCTACGGCGGCGCGTACGCGGTGATGGGCTCCAAGCAGCTGACGTCCGACTTCAACTTCCTGTGGCCGACGGCGCGCATCGCGGTGATCGGCGCCGAGGGTGCCGCGCAGCTCATCGTCAAACGGTTCCCGGACCCGAACGCACCCGAGGTGCAGGAGATCCGCCGGCAGTTCATCGAGGGCTACAACCGCGATATGGCGACGCCGTACGTGGCGGCCGAGCGGGGCTACGTCGACGCGGTCATCGAACCGCACGAGACCCGGCTCAAGCTGCGCAGCGCGATGCGCCTGTTGCGGGACAAGCAGATTCAGCGAGTCCAGCGCAAGCACGGCCTGATCCCGATCTGA
- a CDS encoding pyridoxamine 5'-phosphate oxidase family protein, translated as MITRDVAPSAVADLASAPPRTALAAVVDDHVVLVPVRTALEGTDPAAAPRIVSVPPGTPDLTGRDVVVVSDDGPQWFRLRSLTVRGVASAAGHDTYRVTPRRTVAWDYGALRDDPDAQSPQRRSAAPARPLTELPAPAISPALEDAHVTILATRSAKGMAFAVPLWFVVYDGCLHAATSASSWTVRNVTARPEVAALFGGERGEDARRTLVRGTARARLGMPDPQVLARTFGRYYANPRFAAEEVRHMGLWGRRMRYYSQSRPASVIISPQTATVCRAP; from the coding sequence GTGATCACCCGCGACGTGGCGCCGAGCGCGGTGGCCGACCTGGCGTCGGCCCCGCCGCGCACCGCCCTGGCCGCCGTCGTCGACGACCACGTCGTGCTGGTGCCGGTGCGAACCGCACTCGAGGGCACTGACCCCGCCGCGGCGCCGCGCATCGTCTCGGTTCCGCCGGGCACCCCGGATCTGACCGGCCGCGACGTCGTCGTCGTCTCCGATGACGGCCCGCAGTGGTTCCGGCTGCGCTCGCTGACCGTGCGGGGTGTGGCGTCGGCCGCCGGTCACGACACCTACCGGGTGACGCCCCGCCGGACCGTCGCGTGGGATTACGGCGCGCTGCGTGACGACCCGGACGCACAATCGCCGCAGCGGCGTTCCGCGGCGCCCGCCCGCCCGTTGACCGAGTTGCCCGCCCCGGCGATCAGCCCGGCGCTCGAGGACGCCCACGTCACAATCCTCGCCACCCGCTCGGCGAAGGGGATGGCGTTCGCGGTTCCGCTGTGGTTCGTCGTGTACGACGGGTGCCTCCACGCCGCGACGTCGGCGTCGTCGTGGACCGTCCGCAACGTCACGGCCCGGCCGGAGGTGGCCGCGCTGTTCGGTGGTGAACGCGGCGAGGACGCGCGGCGGACGCTGGTCCGCGGAACCGCCCGCGCCCGGCTCGGCATGCCCGATCCGCAGGTGCTGGCACGTACGTTCGGCCGCTACTACGCGAACCCGCGCTTCGCCGCGGAGGAGGTGCGGCACATGGGGCTGTGGGGCCGGCGGATGCGGTACTACAGCCAGTCGCGGCCCGCGAGCGTGATCATCAGCCCGCAGACCGCCACCGTCTGTCGCGCCCCGTAG
- a CDS encoding serine/threonine-protein kinase: MPLAEGEVIAGYTIMRSLGHGGMGEVYLAQHPRLPRQDALKVLTAAVSADDEYRQRFQREADIAATLWHPHIVSVHDRGDFDGLLWISMDFVQGTDAARLLAERYPNGMPPDVVVRIITAVASALDHAHERGLYHRDVKPANILIANPGSPDERAMLADFGIARQAGDASGLTGTNMTVGTVAYAAPEQLRGDHIDGRADQYALAATAYQLLTGTPPFTHTNPAVVISAHLTSDPPVIGDVRPELSGLGPVFGRALAKSPDKRFERCVDFARALEHRIGSDDAAMETVSSKAAALPRHAKPVAPRRWPRALPIAAAAVTVAVLAAAGVFWFVKRDGTTTNAAPALPVVVVGADCATMGAAGVTTTGAPAFCAKLTDTNETIWSKYQGEFDSPSVPAGTNPDEANVRVCMEQTNQSQADCDAAINRHNAENS, translated from the coding sequence ATGCCGCTTGCCGAAGGTGAGGTGATCGCCGGGTACACGATCATGCGGTCCCTCGGACACGGCGGTATGGGCGAGGTGTACCTGGCCCAGCATCCACGGTTGCCGCGCCAGGACGCGCTCAAGGTGCTCACCGCCGCGGTGTCCGCCGACGACGAGTACCGCCAGCGGTTCCAGCGTGAGGCCGATATCGCGGCCACCCTATGGCATCCGCACATCGTGTCCGTGCACGACCGCGGCGACTTCGACGGCCTGCTGTGGATATCGATGGACTTCGTCCAGGGCACCGACGCGGCCCGGTTGCTCGCCGAGCGCTATCCGAACGGGATGCCGCCCGACGTGGTGGTCCGCATCATCACCGCGGTCGCCTCCGCGCTCGACCACGCCCACGAGCGAGGTCTCTACCACCGCGACGTGAAACCCGCGAACATCCTGATCGCCAATCCGGGCTCGCCCGACGAGCGGGCAATGCTGGCCGACTTCGGTATCGCCCGTCAGGCCGGTGACGCCAGCGGGCTGACCGGAACGAACATGACGGTGGGCACCGTCGCCTACGCCGCCCCCGAGCAGTTGCGCGGGGACCACATCGACGGCCGCGCCGACCAGTACGCCCTCGCCGCGACCGCCTACCAGTTGCTCACCGGCACACCGCCGTTCACGCACACCAACCCCGCCGTCGTGATCAGCGCCCACCTCACCTCGGATCCGCCCGTGATCGGGGACGTGCGCCCGGAACTGTCCGGTCTCGGGCCGGTCTTCGGCCGCGCGCTGGCGAAGTCGCCGGACAAACGGTTCGAACGGTGTGTCGATTTCGCGCGCGCACTCGAACACCGCATCGGCAGCGACGACGCCGCGATGGAGACGGTCTCGTCGAAGGCGGCGGCCCTGCCTCGGCACGCCAAGCCGGTCGCTCCCCGCCGGTGGCCGCGGGCATTGCCGATCGCGGCGGCGGCGGTGACGGTGGCGGTTTTGGCGGCCGCCGGGGTGTTCTGGTTCGTCAAGCGCGACGGCACCACGACGAACGCGGCGCCCGCGCTGCCGGTCGTCGTCGTGGGCGCGGACTGCGCGACGATGGGTGCGGCCGGGGTGACCACTACGGGCGCTCCGGCCTTCTGCGCCAAGCTGACCGATACCAACGAGACGATCTGGTCGAAATACCAGGGCGAGTTCGACAGCCCGTCGGTGCCCGCCGGGACCAACCCCGACGAGGCCAACGTGCGGGTCTGCATGGAGCAGACGAACCAGTCACAGGCCGACTGCGACGCCGCGATCAACCGCCATAACGCCGAGAACAGCTGA